The following proteins are encoded in a genomic region of Pseudomonas saponiphila:
- a CDS encoding histidine triad nucleotide-binding protein produces MDTLFTKIINREIPAKIIYEDDQVLAFHDIAPQAPVHFLVIPKKPIRTLNDLTEDDKALAGHILFTAQRLAKEQGCEDGFRVVMNCNELGGQTVYHIHMHVLGQRQMNWPPG; encoded by the coding sequence GTGGATACTCTGTTCACCAAGATCATCAACAGAGAAATACCCGCCAAGATCATCTACGAGGACGACCAGGTTCTGGCCTTCCACGACATCGCCCCGCAAGCGCCGGTGCACTTCCTGGTGATTCCGAAAAAGCCCATCCGCACCCTCAACGATCTCACCGAGGACGACAAGGCCCTGGCCGGACATATTCTGTTCACCGCCCAGCGATTGGCCAAGGAACAAGGCTGTGAAGACGGCTTCCGGGTGGTGATGAACTGCAATGAGCTGGGCGGACAGACCGTCTATCACATTCACATGCATGTGCTGGGTCAACGCCAGATGAACTGGCCTCCGGGCTGA
- the crp gene encoding cAMP-activated global transcriptional regulator CRP yields the protein MVAVAPTPRIKNLDKLLMHCQRRRYQAKSNIICAGDVSDSLYFIIKGSVTILIEDDDGREMIIAYLNAGDFFGELGLFEEAGQEQQRSAWVRAKVECEVAQISYAKFRELSQIDPDILYVLSGQIAQRLRNTTRKVGDLAFFDVTGRVARCLLELCKQPDAMTHPDGMQIKITRQEIGRIVGCSREMVGRVLKDLEERNLVHVKGKTMVVFGTR from the coding sequence ATGGTTGCTGTTGCCCCCACCCCCAGGATCAAAAATCTCGACAAGTTGCTGATGCACTGTCAACGCCGCCGGTATCAGGCCAAGAGCAACATCATCTGCGCCGGCGACGTGTCCGACAGCCTGTACTTCATCATCAAGGGTTCGGTGACCATCCTCATCGAAGACGACGACGGCCGGGAGATGATCATTGCCTACCTCAACGCCGGGGACTTCTTCGGCGAACTGGGGCTGTTCGAAGAGGCCGGGCAGGAGCAGCAACGCAGCGCCTGGGTGCGCGCCAAGGTGGAATGTGAAGTGGCACAAATCAGCTATGCCAAGTTCCGAGAGCTGTCGCAGATCGATCCGGACATTCTGTACGTGCTGAGCGGGCAGATCGCCCAGCGCCTGCGCAACACCACGCGCAAGGTCGGCGATCTGGCGTTCTTCGACGTGACCGGACGGGTTGCCCGCTGCTTGCTGGAGCTGTGCAAGCAACCGGATGCCATGACCCATCCGGACGGCATGCAGATCAAGATCACCCGCCAGGAGATCGGCCGGATCGTCGGCTGCTCACGGGAAATGGTCGGCCGGGTCCTCAAGGACCTGGAAGAACGCAACCTGGTTCACGTCAAAGGCAAGACCATGGTGGTATTCGGCACCCGCTAG
- the tyrS gene encoding tyrosine--tRNA ligase, whose protein sequence is MKSVEEQLALIKRGAEELLVESELIEKLKRGVPLRIKAGFDPTAPDLHLGHTVLINKLRQFQDLGHQVIFLIGDFTGMIGDPSGKSATRPPLTREQVLENAETYKSQVFKILDPAKTEVAFNSAWMDKMGPADFIRLTSQYTVARMLERDDFDKRYSTNQPIAIHEFLYPLVQGYDSVALRADVELGGTDQKFNLLMGRELQRGYGQEAQCILTMPLLEGLDGVKKMSKSLGNYVGIQEAPGVMYGKLVSIPDALMWRYFELLSFRSMEEINAFRADVEAGANPRDIKIKLAEEIVARFHGEEAAASAHRAAGNRMKDGELPEDLPEIELAAAEDMPIAAVLNKAGLVKNAAVARDLLSSGGVRVDGEVVDRSYIYALGTTHVCQAGKKAFARITLKPE, encoded by the coding sequence ATGAAGTCGGTTGAAGAGCAGCTAGCGCTGATCAAGCGTGGTGCGGAAGAGTTGTTGGTCGAGTCCGAGTTGATCGAGAAGCTCAAGCGTGGCGTGCCGCTGCGTATCAAGGCTGGCTTTGACCCGACTGCGCCGGATTTGCATCTTGGGCATACCGTGCTCATTAATAAGCTGCGTCAATTCCAGGACCTGGGTCATCAAGTGATCTTCCTGATTGGCGACTTTACCGGGATGATCGGTGATCCAAGTGGTAAGAGTGCCACTCGCCCGCCGCTGACCCGCGAGCAGGTTCTGGAGAATGCCGAGACCTATAAAAGTCAGGTCTTCAAAATTCTTGATCCAGCCAAGACTGAGGTGGCTTTCAACTCTGCGTGGATGGACAAGATGGGGCCGGCGGACTTTATTCGTCTGACTTCCCAATACACGGTTGCGCGCATGCTTGAGCGCGATGACTTTGATAAGCGCTACTCGACCAATCAGCCGATCGCTATCCATGAGTTCTTGTATCCGCTTGTCCAGGGGTATGACTCGGTTGCGTTGCGTGCTGATGTCGAGCTGGGTGGTACCGACCAGAAGTTCAATCTATTGATGGGGCGGGAGCTGCAGCGCGGTTATGGTCAAGAAGCGCAATGCATTCTGACTATGCCGTTGCTTGAGGGGTTGGATGGGGTCAAAAAGATGTCCAAGTCCTTGGGCAACTATGTAGGTATCCAGGAAGCGCCGGGGGTTATGTACGGTAAGCTGGTTTCCATTCCTGATGCGTTGATGTGGCGTTATTTCGAACTACTCAGCTTCCGTTCGATGGAAGAGATCAATGCATTCCGCGCTGATGTCGAGGCGGGTGCTAATCCGCGTGATATCAAGATCAAGCTGGCTGAGGAAATTGTTGCGCGCTTCCATGGTGAAGAGGCAGCGGCCAGCGCGCATCGTGCCGCGGGCAATCGCATGAAGGATGGAGAGCTGCCGGAGGATCTGCCGGAGATCGAGTTGGCTGCTGCTGAGGATATGCCGATTGCTGCTGTCCTTAACAAGGCCGGGCTGGTTAAGAATGCCGCGGTCGCGCGTGATCTCCTGAGCTCTGGTGGTGTGCGCGTCGATGGTGAGGTTGTTGATCGCTCCTATATATATGCCTTAGGTACGACGCATGTTTGCCAGGCCGGCAAGAAGGCGTTTGCGCGGATTACGCTTAAGCCCGAATAA
- the argC gene encoding N-acetyl-gamma-glutamyl-phosphate reductase, translated as MVKVGIVGGTGYTGVELLRLLAQHPQARVEVITSRSEAGLAVADMYPNLRGHYDGLAFSVPDIKTLGACDVVFFATPHGVAHALAGELLAAGTKVIDLSADFRLQDANEWAKWYGQPHGAPELLDEAVYGLPEVNREQIKKARLIAVPGCYPTATQLGFLPLLEAGLADASRLIADCKSGVSGAGRGASVGSLYSETSESMKAYAVKGHRHLPEIRQGLRRAAGKDVGLTFVPHLTPMIRGIHSTLYSTVVDRSVDLQALFEKRYANEPFVDVMPAGSHPETRSVRGANVCRIAVHRPQDGDLVVVLSVIDNLVKGASGQAVQNLNILFGLDERLGLSHAGMLP; from the coding sequence ATGGTCAAGGTCGGTATCGTCGGCGGCACGGGTTACACCGGTGTCGAACTGCTGCGTCTGTTGGCACAGCATCCGCAAGCGCGAGTGGAGGTCATCACTTCGCGATCCGAAGCCGGCCTGGCCGTCGCCGACATGTACCCGAACCTGCGCGGTCACTATGACGGCCTGGCCTTTAGCGTGCCGGACATCAAGACCCTGGGGGCCTGCGATGTGGTGTTCTTCGCCACGCCTCATGGGGTAGCCCATGCCCTGGCCGGGGAATTGCTGGCGGCGGGAACCAAGGTCATCGATTTGTCGGCGGACTTCCGTTTGCAGGATGCCAATGAGTGGGCCAAGTGGTACGGCCAGCCCCACGGCGCGCCCGAGCTGCTGGATGAGGCGGTCTACGGGTTGCCGGAAGTCAACCGCGAGCAGATCAAGAAGGCTCGGCTGATCGCTGTTCCAGGCTGCTACCCAACCGCCACCCAGTTGGGCTTCCTGCCGCTGCTGGAAGCGGGTCTGGCCGATGCGTCGCGTCTGATCGCCGACTGCAAGTCAGGTGTCAGCGGTGCCGGCCGTGGTGCCAGTGTGGGTTCGCTGTACTCGGAAACCTCTGAAAGCATGAAGGCCTATGCGGTCAAAGGGCATCGTCACTTGCCGGAAATCCGCCAGGGGTTGCGCCGGGCAGCAGGCAAGGATGTCGGTCTGACCTTTGTTCCGCATCTGACACCGATGATTCGCGGCATTCATTCCACGCTCTACTCGACAGTTGTGGACCGTTCGGTTGATTTGCAGGCGTTGTTCGAGAAGCGCTATGCCAATGAACCTTTTGTCGATGTGATGCCGGCGGGCAGTCATCCTGAAACCCGTAGCGTGCGTGGCGCCAACGTGTGCCGGATTGCGGTGCATCGTCCGCAGGACGGCGATCTGGTGGTGGTGCTGTCGGTCATCGACAACCTGGTCAAGGGCGCTTCGGGGCAGGCGGTGCAAAACCTCAATATTCTGTTTGGCCTGGATGAGCGTCTGGGGCTGTCTCACGCGGGCATGCTGCCTTGA
- the coq7 gene encoding 2-polyprenyl-3-methyl-6-methoxy-1,4-benzoquinone monooxygenase yields the protein MTTQRHYSPIDRLLLQADMAMRTLLPFSGQPYRPSPAIVRPDAQMSDEDTRHVAGLMRINHTGEVCAQALYQGQALTAKLPQVRQAMEHAAEEEIDHLAWCEQRIRQLGSHPSVLNPLFYGLSFGIGAAAGLISDKVSLGFVAATEDQVCKHLNEHLEQLPAEDEKSRAILEQMRIDEEHHAETALEAGGFRFPAPVKFGMSLLAKVMTKSTYRI from the coding sequence ATGACTACCCAACGTCACTACTCGCCGATTGACCGCCTGCTGCTGCAGGCCGATATGGCCATGCGCACGCTGTTGCCGTTCAGTGGCCAACCTTATCGCCCGTCGCCGGCCATCGTGCGGCCGGATGCGCAGATGAGTGACGAGGACACCCGGCATGTCGCCGGCCTGATGCGCATCAACCATACCGGGGAAGTCTGTGCCCAGGCGCTGTACCAGGGCCAGGCGCTGACCGCCAAGCTGCCCCAGGTACGCCAGGCCATGGAGCATGCCGCCGAAGAAGAGATCGATCACCTGGCCTGGTGCGAGCAACGCATCCGTCAGTTGGGCAGCCATCCCAGTGTTCTCAATCCGTTGTTCTACGGCCTGTCATTCGGCATCGGCGCAGCGGCCGGGCTGATCAGCGACAAGGTCAGCCTGGGTTTCGTCGCCGCCACCGAAGATCAGGTTTGCAAACACCTGAACGAGCACCTGGAACAGCTCCCGGCCGAGGACGAAAAGTCCCGGGCCATTCTCGAGCAGATGCGGATCGACGAAGAACACCACGCCGAAACCGCCCTTGAAGCCGGCGGTTTTCGCTTCCCGGCACCGGTCAAGTTCGGCATGAGCCTGTTGGCCAAGGTCATGACCAAAAGCACCTACCGGATCTGA
- a CDS encoding peptidoglycan DD-metalloendopeptidase family protein, giving the protein MTTEPSKAPPLYPKSHLLAASGIAALLSLALLVFPSSDVEAKKTTLSLDLESPIEQLTQDQDAASTEQATTEAVASPFAQIENTQEDTTESAESTPAPAVTEEAKAPGHREVTVTKGDTLSTLFEKVGLPATSVHEILASDKQAKQFSQLKHGQKLEFELTPDGQLNNLHTKVSDLETITLTKGPKGFTFNRVITKPVVRSAYVHGVINSSLSQSAARAGLSHSLTMDMANIFGYDIDFAQDIRQGDEFDVIYEQKVANGKVVGTGNILSARFTNRGKTYTAVRYTNKQGSSSYYTADGNSMRKAFIRTPVDFARISSRFSMGRKHPILNKIRAHKGVDYAAPRGTPIKAAGDGKVLLAGRRGGYGNTVIIQHGNTYRTLYGHMQGFAKGVKTGGSVKQGQVIGYIGTTGLSTGPHLHYEFQVNGVHVDPLGQKLPMADPIAKAERARFLQQSQPLMARMEQEKATMLASSKR; this is encoded by the coding sequence ATGACCACCGAACCGTCTAAAGCGCCACCGCTTTATCCGAAGAGCCACCTGCTCGCCGCAAGCGGCATAGCAGCCCTTCTAAGTCTGGCTCTGCTGGTATTCCCTTCCAGTGATGTTGAAGCCAAAAAAACGACATTGAGCCTTGATCTGGAAAGCCCGATCGAGCAACTCACACAAGATCAAGACGCCGCATCTACGGAACAAGCCACAACTGAAGCAGTAGCCTCACCTTTCGCACAGATCGAAAACACCCAAGAAGACACCACGGAATCAGCAGAAAGCACGCCTGCGCCTGCCGTCACGGAAGAAGCAAAAGCCCCGGGCCATAGAGAAGTAACAGTGACCAAGGGCGACACCCTGTCCACACTGTTCGAGAAGGTCGGCCTGCCGGCCACCTCGGTGCATGAAATACTGGCAAGCGACAAGCAAGCCAAACAGTTCTCTCAGCTCAAACATGGCCAGAAGCTGGAGTTTGAACTGACCCCAGACGGCCAACTGAACAACCTGCACACAAAAGTCAGCGATCTGGAAACCATCACCCTGACCAAAGGCCCTAAAGGCTTTACCTTCAACCGAGTGATCACCAAGCCAGTGGTGCGCTCAGCCTACGTTCACGGCGTTATCAACAGTTCGCTTTCACAGTCCGCCGCCCGCGCCGGCCTGTCCCATAGCCTGACCATGGATATGGCGAACATTTTCGGCTACGACATCGACTTCGCTCAGGACATTCGCCAGGGTGACGAGTTTGACGTGATCTATGAGCAGAAAGTCGCCAACGGCAAAGTGGTCGGGACCGGCAATATCCTTTCCGCACGCTTCACCAACCGTGGCAAAACCTATACGGCAGTGCGCTACACCAATAAACAGGGCTCCAGCAGCTACTACACCGCAGACGGCAACAGCATGCGCAAGGCGTTCATCCGCACGCCAGTGGACTTTGCCCGCATCAGCTCACGCTTCTCCATGGGGCGTAAACATCCGATCCTGAACAAAATCCGCGCTCACAAGGGCGTCGACTATGCCGCTCCACGGGGCACCCCCATCAAGGCAGCCGGCGATGGCAAGGTCCTGCTGGCAGGTCGTCGCGGCGGTTACGGCAACACCGTGATCATCCAGCACGGCAATACCTACCGCACGCTGTATGGCCACATGCAAGGCTTTGCCAAAGGCGTCAAAACCGGTGGTTCGGTGAAGCAGGGGCAGGTCATTGGCTATATCGGCACCACAGGCCTGTCCACCGGGCCACACTTGCATTACGAGTTCCAGGTCAACGGCGTGCACGTAGACCCGCTGGGCCAAAAACTGCCGATGGCCGACCCGATTGCCAAGGCAGAACGCGCTCGCTTCCTCCAGCAGAGCCAGCCTCTGATGGCTCGAATGGAGCAGGAAAAGGCCACGATGCTGGCCTCGAGCAAACGCTGA
- a CDS encoding OsmC family protein, which translates to MKARIQWAGEAMFLGESGSGHVVVMDGPPEAGGRNLGVRPMEMLLLGVGGCSNFDVVSILKKSRQAVESCEAFLDAERATEDPKVFTKIHMHFVVKGRGLKEAQVKRAIELSAEKYCSASIMLGAAGVAITHDYEIVELG; encoded by the coding sequence ATGAAGGCACGCATCCAATGGGCTGGCGAAGCCATGTTCCTCGGTGAGTCGGGCAGCGGTCATGTCGTGGTGATGGACGGCCCACCAGAAGCCGGTGGACGTAATCTGGGTGTTCGCCCCATGGAAATGCTCCTGCTGGGCGTGGGCGGTTGCAGCAACTTCGATGTGGTCAGCATTCTGAAGAAGTCACGCCAGGCCGTGGAAAGTTGCGAGGCCTTCCTCGACGCCGAGCGCGCGACCGAAGATCCCAAGGTCTTCACCAAGATTCACATGCACTTCGTGGTCAAGGGGCGGGGCTTGAAAGAAGCCCAGGTCAAGCGCGCTATCGAGCTGTCGGCGGAGAAATACTGCTCGGCCTCGATCATGCTCGGTGCCGCTGGCGTGGCCATCACTCACGATTACGAAATCGTCGAGCTCGGCTGA
- the erpA gene encoding iron-sulfur cluster insertion protein ErpA — MSVESFTPTALQFTQGAAHKVKTLVDEEGNDRLKLRVFVTGGGCSGFQYGFTFDEEVAEDDTIVEREGVSLVVDPMSFQYLAGAEVDYQEGLEGSRFVIKNPNATTTCGCGSSFSI, encoded by the coding sequence ATGAGCGTTGAATCCTTCACCCCCACGGCTTTGCAATTCACTCAAGGTGCAGCGCACAAGGTGAAGACCCTGGTCGACGAAGAGGGTAATGATCGCTTGAAGCTGCGCGTATTCGTTACGGGCGGCGGTTGTTCGGGGTTTCAGTACGGCTTCACTTTTGATGAGGAAGTGGCCGAGGATGACACCATCGTTGAGCGCGAGGGTGTGAGCCTGGTGGTGGACCCCATGAGTTTCCAGTACCTGGCTGGTGCTGAGGTGGACTATCAGGAAGGTCTGGAAGGTTCGCGTTTCGTGATCAAAAACCCCAATGCCACCACTACCTGTGGTTGCGGGTCATCGTTTTCGATCTGA
- a CDS encoding SDR family NAD(P)-dependent oxidoreductase: MTRYALITGASSGIGLALAEALARRGRNLLLVARQRDQLETIALELTQRFGVEVLFRACDLGEPLRLSGFLLELEEGERQIDLLVNCAGIGTCGPFLAQDWMTEQDLIEVNILALTRLCHALGNSMALLGGGQILNVASVAAFYPGPWMSTYYASKAYVLHFSEGLREELKKCAVKVSVLCPGPTRTGFFRTAQMDTKKLNDSRLLMSPEEVALYAVRALEKNRAIIIPGRLNRWMAFSSRLGSRWLTRKIVGYVNRAYCPR; this comes from the coding sequence ATGACCCGTTACGCTCTGATCACCGGTGCTTCCAGCGGCATAGGCCTGGCCCTGGCCGAAGCCCTGGCCCGGCGTGGGCGCAACCTGCTTCTGGTGGCCCGCCAGCGTGATCAGCTGGAAACTATCGCCCTGGAGTTGACCCAGCGCTTTGGTGTCGAGGTGTTGTTTCGCGCCTGCGACCTGGGGGAGCCCCTGCGCCTGTCCGGCTTCCTATTGGAACTGGAGGAAGGCGAGCGTCAGATCGACCTGCTGGTCAATTGCGCCGGCATCGGCACCTGTGGCCCCTTCCTGGCCCAGGACTGGATGACCGAACAGGACCTGATCGAGGTCAACATCCTAGCCCTTACCCGCCTGTGTCATGCCCTGGGCAACAGCATGGCGCTGCTGGGTGGCGGACAGATTCTCAACGTCGCCTCGGTAGCCGCCTTTTATCCCGGCCCGTGGATGAGCACCTACTACGCCAGCAAGGCCTATGTCCTGCACTTTTCCGAGGGCCTGCGCGAAGAACTGAAGAAGTGCGCAGTCAAGGTTTCGGTGCTGTGCCCCGGCCCGACTCGCACGGGCTTTTTCCGCACGGCACAAATGGACACTAAAAAGCTCAACGACAGCAGACTGCTCATGAGCCCCGAGGAAGTGGCCCTGTACGCGGTCCGTGCGCTGGAAAAGAACCGCGCCATCATCATTCCCGGCCGCCTGAACCGCTGGATGGCTTTCAGCAGCCGCCTCGGCTCGCGCTGGCTGACCCGCAAGATCGTCGGTTACGTCAATCGGGCCTATTGCCCACGTTAG
- a CDS encoding anhydro-N-acetylmuramic acid kinase, with amino-acid sequence MARYIGVMSGTSLDGLDIALIEQDPAIRLIATHYIPMPESLRAELLSLCASGPDEIARSAMAQQHWVKLAAQGIHSLLQQQQLQAQDIRAIGSHGQTVRHEPSRGFTVQIGNPALLAELTGISVVSDFRSRDVAAGGQGAPLVPAFHEALFERCTGSRAVLNIGGFSNLSLIETDKPVTGFDCGPGNVLLDTWIQDQRAESFDRDGQWAASGQLDQSLLTTLLSDPFFATQGPKSTGREVFNLQWLQRQLAQHPPLRAEDVQATLLELTALTIVHSLQAAQSDTQELLVCGGGAHNNALMQRLAALLPGTRVSSTAVYGVDPDWVEAMAFAWLAHCCMEGIAANRPGVTGARGLRILGAIYPA; translated from the coding sequence ATGGCGCGCTATATAGGAGTAATGTCCGGCACCAGCCTTGATGGCCTGGACATTGCCCTGATCGAGCAGGATCCGGCGATCAGACTGATCGCCACCCACTACATCCCCATGCCAGAGTCCCTGCGCGCAGAGCTGCTGAGCTTGTGCGCCAGCGGCCCAGATGAGATCGCCCGCTCTGCCATGGCCCAGCAGCATTGGGTCAAGCTGGCTGCCCAGGGCATCCATAGCCTTCTGCAACAGCAACAACTGCAAGCTCAGGACATTCGCGCCATTGGCAGTCACGGCCAGACAGTACGCCATGAACCGAGCCGCGGTTTTACTGTACAGATCGGCAACCCGGCACTGCTTGCGGAGCTTACCGGCATCAGCGTAGTCAGCGACTTTCGCAGTCGCGATGTAGCCGCCGGCGGCCAAGGAGCACCGCTGGTCCCGGCCTTCCACGAAGCCCTGTTCGAACGATGCACAGGAAGCCGTGCGGTTCTGAACATTGGCGGCTTCAGCAACCTGAGCCTGATCGAGACGGACAAACCGGTGACCGGCTTCGATTGCGGCCCAGGCAATGTGTTGCTCGATACCTGGATACAGGATCAACGCGCAGAATCCTTTGACCGCGACGGTCAGTGGGCAGCCAGCGGCCAACTCGACCAGTCCTTGTTGACCACCCTGCTCAGCGACCCGTTCTTCGCCACGCAGGGGCCGAAGAGCACAGGACGCGAAGTATTCAATCTTCAGTGGCTGCAACGGCAACTGGCACAGCACCCTCCGCTTCGCGCTGAAGATGTGCAAGCCACTCTGCTGGAACTGACCGCACTGACCATAGTTCACTCGCTGCAGGCGGCACAAAGCGACACCCAGGAGCTTCTGGTCTGTGGCGGCGGCGCCCACAACAATGCCCTGATGCAGCGCCTCGCGGCCCTGTTGCCCGGGACACGAGTGAGCAGTACCGCTGTATATGGCGTGGACCCCGACTGGGTAGAGGCCATGGCCTTCGCCTGGCTGGCCCATTGCTGCATGGAAGGCATTGCAGCCAACCGCCCCGGCGTTACCGGCGCCCGCGGTCTGCGAATACTGGGCGCTATCTACCCTGCCTGA
- a CDS encoding NAD(P)H-dependent flavin oxidoreductase, producing the protein MSLPVLLEQHLRLPLVAAPMFLISNPELVLACCRNGVVGSFPALNQRESSGFKAWLEEIEAGLGKLENPAPYAVNLIVHNSNPRLQADLQICIEHKVPIVITSLGAVKEVVDAVHSYGGLVFHDVTTRRHAEKAAEAGVDGLIAVAAGAGGHAGTWSPFALIAEIRQFFDKTLLLAGCLNRGHEILAAQLLGADLAYLGTRFIGTRESHAPDAYKEMLLSSRAADIVHTAAVSGVPASFMRQSLENAGFDLAALQGKGDINFGSKLKPISDEAKAWKTVWSAGQGVGEINDLPSVDQLIARLDSEYQAAQERAAQLSNRWPR; encoded by the coding sequence ATGTCACTGCCCGTTCTGCTCGAGCAACACCTGCGCCTGCCTCTGGTGGCGGCGCCGATGTTCCTGATCTCCAACCCCGAGCTGGTCCTGGCCTGCTGTCGCAATGGCGTGGTCGGCAGCTTCCCGGCCCTGAACCAGCGAGAAAGCAGTGGCTTCAAGGCCTGGCTCGAAGAGATCGAGGCGGGGCTGGGCAAATTGGAGAACCCTGCCCCCTACGCGGTGAACCTGATCGTGCACAACAGCAATCCGCGCCTGCAGGCGGATCTGCAGATCTGCATCGAGCACAAAGTGCCAATCGTCATCACCAGCCTGGGAGCGGTCAAGGAAGTCGTCGACGCCGTACACAGCTACGGCGGCCTGGTGTTCCATGACGTGACCACGCGCCGGCACGCGGAGAAAGCCGCAGAAGCCGGAGTCGATGGACTGATCGCCGTCGCCGCAGGGGCCGGCGGGCATGCTGGCACCTGGAGCCCCTTCGCCCTTATCGCCGAAATTCGCCAGTTCTTCGACAAGACCCTGCTGCTGGCCGGCTGCCTGAATCGCGGCCACGAGATTCTCGCCGCTCAATTGCTCGGTGCCGACCTGGCGTATCTGGGTACACGCTTTATCGGCACCCGCGAAAGTCACGCGCCGGACGCCTACAAAGAGATGCTGCTCAGTTCCCGTGCTGCGGACATCGTGCACACCGCCGCAGTGTCCGGGGTGCCTGCCAGTTTCATGCGCCAAAGCCTGGAGAATGCCGGCTTCGACCTGGCCGCCCTGCAAGGCAAGGGTGACATCAACTTCGGCTCCAAGCTCAAACCCATCAGCGACGAGGCCAAGGCCTGGAAAACCGTATGGTCGGCCGGCCAAGGCGTAGGCGAAATCAACGACCTGCCCAGCGTCGATCAATTGATCGCCCGCCTGGACAGCGAATACCAGGCCGCCCAGGAACGCGCCGCGCAGTTGAGCAATCGCTGGCCACGTTAA
- a CDS encoding DUF805 domain-containing protein — translation MSETRYKIVFDGTLLPGVEKSTAQLNLAELFKSDAAAVERLFSGQRVELKRDLTQADAQRYLEALKNAGIDARIEAEQALDLNLDAVTHAPTPAPISESPYAPPQATVGEALPQYATLNVFSFEGRIGRLRYLAWTLVLTVAMLAVVGVGAFFGILSAAVLNSTLLTGVGIIGGIVVFIGFIVVSIQISVQRLHDLGWSGWLWLLNFVPIVGSIFPLVLMVSPGSNVANRYGAPPPPNTTAVKVLSWMWVVLIVALIIGLVAGGLSSLEDRYSETSYSENVDSASVDEEAEPADSAAAPVESEQE, via the coding sequence ATGAGCGAAACCCGCTACAAGATTGTTTTCGACGGCACACTGTTGCCCGGCGTCGAGAAGTCCACCGCCCAACTGAACCTGGCCGAACTGTTCAAAAGCGATGCTGCCGCAGTAGAGCGTCTGTTCAGCGGTCAGCGGGTAGAACTCAAACGCGATCTGACTCAGGCGGACGCACAGCGTTACCTGGAAGCCCTGAAAAACGCCGGGATCGATGCCCGAATCGAAGCTGAACAGGCTCTGGACCTGAACCTGGACGCAGTCACCCATGCCCCGACCCCGGCCCCAATCAGCGAGTCGCCCTACGCGCCTCCACAAGCCACGGTCGGCGAGGCTCTGCCGCAATACGCCACGCTCAATGTCTTCAGTTTCGAGGGCCGCATCGGTCGCCTGCGCTACCTGGCCTGGACCCTGGTCCTGACGGTCGCGATGCTGGCCGTGGTCGGAGTCGGTGCGTTCTTCGGCATTCTTTCCGCTGCTGTGCTCAACTCCACGCTCCTCACTGGAGTCGGGATCATCGGCGGCATCGTGGTGTTCATCGGTTTCATCGTCGTCAGCATCCAGATCAGCGTGCAGCGCCTGCATGACCTGGGCTGGTCCGGCTGGCTATGGCTGCTGAACTTCGTACCAATCGTCGGCAGCATCTTCCCCCTGGTGCTGATGGTCAGTCCGGGCAGTAACGTCGCCAACCGCTACGGCGCCCCGCCACCGCCCAATACCACTGCGGTCAAGGTCCTGTCATGGATGTGGGTCGTACTGATCGTGGCGTTGATCATTGGCCTGGTGGCCGGTGGCCTGAGCTCTCTGGAAGATCGCTACAGCGAGACCAGCTACAGCGAAAACGTCGACTCCGCCAGCGTTGACGAAGAGGCTGAACCCGCCGACAGCGCCGCGGCCCCTGTAGAATCCGAGCAAGAATAA
- the hemJ gene encoding protoporphyrinogen oxidase HemJ — MLYLWLKAFHIVSVVCWFAGLFYLPRLFVYHAQSEDAVSRERFCLMERKLYRFIMGPAMIAALIFGIWLISLNPSAYFGQGGWMHAKLTLVVILIGYHHMCGAQVKRFARGENNRSHVFYRWFNEVPVLLLLAIVILVVVRPF, encoded by the coding sequence ATGCTCTATCTATGGCTCAAAGCCTTTCATATCGTCAGCGTGGTCTGCTGGTTTGCCGGCCTGTTCTACCTGCCACGCCTGTTCGTCTATCACGCCCAAAGCGAAGACGCCGTCAGCCGCGAGCGCTTCTGCCTGATGGAGCGCAAGCTGTATCGCTTCATCATGGGCCCGGCGATGATCGCGGCGCTGATCTTCGGCATCTGGCTGATCAGCCTCAACCCCAGCGCCTACTTCGGCCAGGGCGGCTGGATGCACGCCAAGCTGACCCTGGTGGTAATCCTGATCGGTTATCACCACATGTGCGGCGCGCAAGTGAAACGCTTCGCCCGTGGCGAGAACAACCGCAGCCATGTCTTTTATCGCTGGTTCAATGAAGTACCGGTTCTGCTATTGCTGGCTATCGTAATTCTGGTCGTTGTCAGGCCGTTCTAA